Proteins from a single region of Pirellulaceae bacterium:
- the murQ gene encoding N-acetylmuramic acid 6-phosphate etherase, whose product MLEKLTTEGRNPAAQRIDELTSLEIAQLMNREDRQITVAIENELPSIAAAIDVIADCLQRGGRLIYIGAGTSGRLGVLDASECPPTFNTDPEQVVGVIAGGYGALTRSIEGAEDHPESAVADLQEIGFSPADCLVGIATSGRTPYVVAALTHAQELGAAAIGIACNADSQLSSVSDITITPVVGPEVISGSTRLKAGTATKLVLNTLTTAAMVRLGKTYGDLMVDLRATNQKLKVRSRRIVRELTDLSEAAVDSLLDDCEGEVKTAIVVNRLGISPAEARTRLQKCQGHLRTAIEG is encoded by the coding sequence ATGCTCGAAAAACTTACCACCGAAGGAAGAAATCCGGCCGCTCAGCGAATCGATGAGTTGACGTCGCTCGAAATTGCCCAACTGATGAACCGTGAGGATCGTCAGATCACGGTGGCAATTGAAAATGAATTACCATCCATCGCAGCTGCGATCGACGTGATTGCAGATTGCCTGCAACGTGGCGGGCGATTGATTTACATTGGTGCTGGCACAAGTGGCAGGTTGGGCGTGCTCGACGCTTCCGAATGTCCTCCAACATTCAACACGGACCCTGAACAGGTCGTAGGAGTCATTGCAGGAGGATATGGAGCGTTGACCCGATCGATCGAAGGCGCGGAGGATCATCCCGAATCTGCCGTTGCGGATCTTCAGGAAATCGGATTCTCGCCGGCAGATTGCCTGGTGGGGATTGCAACAAGTGGGCGAACCCCTTACGTCGTCGCCGCTTTGACTCATGCCCAAGAATTGGGAGCTGCGGCGATCGGAATTGCCTGCAATGCCGATTCTCAGTTGTCTTCGGTTTCAGACATTACGATCACGCCCGTTGTCGGACCGGAGGTAATTAGCGGGTCCACGCGATTAAAGGCAGGCACCGCGACCAAACTCGTCCTCAATACTCTGACCACGGCCGCGATGGTCCGATTGGGAAAGACCTACGGGGATTTGATGGTCGATTTGCGAGCTACCAATCAAAAGTTGAAAGTGCGTTCGAGGCGCATTGTTCGTGAATTGACCGATCTGAGTGAAGCGGCGGTCGATTCGTTGTTGGATGACTGTGAAGGTGAAGTCAAGACGGCAATCGTCGTCAACCGACTTGGGATTTCGCCTGCGGAAGCTCGAACCCGCTTGCA
- a CDS encoding DUF1343 domain-containing protein produces the protein MWFAKMIVAGLLSLLVVSTNLGFAAPPKLTQVVPEMVGMRSSDLARIDALVAEGLAAKKMPGCVILIGRHGKIAFQRAYGNRHLEPETSPMTIDTVFDMASITKPVATATSVMMLVERGQLRLRNRVSDYLPDFAANGKQDITITQLLTHHGGLIPDNALKDYLDGPQLAFQRINDLKTFVEPGTRFVYTDVGFIVLAEMVRRTTGENIDQFTQKNLFGPLNMTDTGFIPTESQRKRAAPTEIRANEWMQGEVHDPRAFELGGIAGHAGLFSTAQDLAVYAQMMLRSGQYHDVRILSPLTVSTMTAGRSVSGNQRALGWDKLSVYSSNRSELFSPRAFGHGGFTGTVLWIDPELDLFFIFLSNRVHPNGKGNINSLAGRIATVASAAIDDTLLRRPAAEKQTVSPISTGLDQLCASSCSALTNQRIGLITNHTGIDQAGRQNLQRLREFPHVQLNALFSPEHGFAGSLDVTNIADSTEESTGLKIFSLYGKTRQPTAQQLQEIDTLVFDIQDIGTRFYTYISTMGLAMQAAAEHGKRFIVLDRPNPIDGITVDGPVLDQGRESFVGFHLLPVRHGMTIGEIATLFKAELNLDLDLTVIKLKNWQRSTYFDETGLSWVNPSPNMRNLNQAILYPGVGLLETTNLSVGRGTDTPFERIGAPWINGHKLAAKLNSAKLTGVRFTPVRFQPESSVHQGKKCQGVQLLITDRSQINPLDVGFQIAICLRAMYPQQWKSDSYDRLLADAKVMKLLHAGGSRTAIRASFQDELNEFRHRRAKFLLYD, from the coding sequence ATGTGGTTTGCCAAAATGATCGTCGCCGGTCTCCTCAGTCTGTTGGTGGTATCGACCAATCTCGGATTTGCGGCTCCCCCCAAACTGACTCAAGTGGTCCCCGAGATGGTGGGCATGCGTTCGAGTGATTTAGCTCGAATTGATGCACTCGTTGCCGAGGGCTTGGCAGCCAAGAAAATGCCAGGCTGCGTGATCCTGATCGGCCGCCATGGCAAGATTGCCTTCCAACGTGCTTACGGGAATCGACATCTCGAGCCAGAAACCAGCCCAATGACGATCGACACGGTGTTTGACATGGCCTCGATCACGAAACCCGTGGCAACCGCCACCAGTGTCATGATGCTGGTGGAACGCGGTCAACTTCGACTCCGCAACCGAGTTTCCGATTACCTGCCCGACTTCGCTGCCAATGGGAAACAGGACATCACGATCACACAACTCCTGACTCACCATGGTGGACTGATCCCGGACAACGCACTGAAGGATTACCTGGACGGCCCTCAACTGGCCTTTCAACGAATCAATGACTTGAAAACGTTCGTCGAGCCTGGCACCCGATTTGTTTACACCGATGTCGGTTTCATTGTGCTCGCCGAAATGGTCCGACGCACGACGGGTGAGAACATCGACCAATTCACGCAAAAGAATCTATTCGGCCCCTTGAATATGACCGATACGGGATTTATTCCAACTGAGTCCCAGCGAAAACGGGCCGCACCGACCGAAATCCGAGCAAACGAATGGATGCAAGGCGAAGTCCACGATCCTCGCGCCTTTGAACTCGGTGGTATTGCGGGCCATGCGGGCTTGTTTTCCACCGCCCAAGATTTGGCCGTCTACGCCCAGATGATGCTGCGATCGGGACAATATCATGACGTGCGCATCTTAAGCCCATTAACGGTTTCCACGATGACAGCAGGTCGCTCTGTATCGGGAAATCAGCGAGCCTTGGGTTGGGACAAGCTGAGCGTTTATTCATCGAATCGCTCTGAGCTATTTTCGCCGCGCGCCTTCGGGCACGGCGGATTCACCGGAACGGTGCTTTGGATCGACCCGGAACTGGATTTATTTTTCATCTTCCTCAGTAACCGGGTACATCCCAATGGGAAAGGCAATATCAATTCCCTTGCGGGACGCATTGCCACCGTGGCATCGGCCGCCATCGATGACACTTTACTGCGGCGCCCCGCTGCCGAAAAGCAGACCGTCTCTCCAATATCAACGGGCCTTGATCAACTGTGTGCCTCCTCATGCTCGGCGTTAACCAATCAACGCATTGGTCTCATCACCAACCATACGGGCATCGATCAAGCGGGACGCCAAAACCTGCAGCGTTTGCGCGAGTTCCCGCACGTTCAGCTCAATGCTCTCTTCAGTCCCGAACATGGTTTCGCGGGAAGTTTGGATGTGACCAACATCGCCGACTCCACCGAAGAATCGACGGGCCTGAAGATTTTCAGCCTCTATGGAAAAACTCGTCAACCTACCGCACAACAACTGCAAGAGATCGATACGTTAGTCTTTGACATCCAAGACATTGGCACGCGATTCTACACTTACATCTCTACGATGGGCTTGGCAATGCAAGCCGCTGCCGAGCATGGCAAACGTTTTATTGTGCTCGATCGACCCAATCCTATCGACGGCATCACCGTCGATGGACCCGTTCTAGATCAAGGGCGAGAATCGTTCGTCGGCTTCCACCTGCTGCCCGTCCGGCATGGAATGACAATCGGCGAAATTGCAACTCTGTTCAAGGCAGAACTCAATCTGGACCTTGATTTAACCGTCATCAAATTGAAAAATTGGCAACGATCGACCTATTTCGATGAAACGGGTTTAAGCTGGGTCAATCCATCCCCCAACATGCGCAATCTCAATCAGGCGATTCTCTATCCAGGAGTCGGGCTGTTAGAAACCACTAACTTATCGGTCGGTCGCGGGACGGATACACCGTTTGAACGAATTGGCGCCCCATGGATCAATGGGCACAAACTGGCCGCGAAATTGAATTCAGCAAAGCTGACCGGCGTTCGTTTCACACCAGTTCGGTTTCAACCGGAATCAAGTGTGCATCAAGGGAAAAAGTGCCAAGGTGTACAACTGCTGATTACCGACCGTTCACAAATTAACCCACTTGATGTAGGCTTTCAAATTGCAATCTGTCTGCGTGCAATGTACCCACAACAATGGAAATCGGACTCCTATGATCGACTTCTTGCGGACGCCAAAGTGATGAAACTCCTTCACGCAGGCGGTTCACGAACCGCCATTCGAGCCTCGTTCCAGGACGAGTTAAACGAATTCCGTCACCGACGAGCAAAATTTTTACTCTACGATTGA
- a CDS encoding DUF1444 family protein: MKFFDYLLIAPSRDKFARIVMRDLVSAGDTREATYDSQAFQLTFSHRKKNVGNVNLSNLYDEFLTRPVRSRRVFLQNAVRSLLVSHKRPPSDFDSASPDLLLSLRNRSYYSLTELQNWVDGDQNFAWPHSPIAEHLAVGLVYDLPEAMLMLQRSQLEAWGVSYYEAIETAQNNLAELEAAFATVEGEIYVSATEDHYDASRMLVADLIRELDVMGDPVAMVPNRDSLLITGSKSKAGLQLLANLSREYLKKPRPLCGIAFRLHDDEWTPWLPPASHPAAEQLTALHVESIARDYANQQPILQAWCESRYDDVEISDFCITQGQRPQQLISYCVWSQDRECLLPKTDRIFFNASDSNQPRRSTDLPNASWSTVQTAFGDRLVSEDVFPPRYRVRNFPSAQELSEIDPN; this comes from the coding sequence ATGAAGTTTTTTGATTATCTGTTGATCGCACCCAGCCGAGACAAGTTTGCGCGAATCGTGATGCGCGATCTCGTTTCAGCAGGCGATACACGCGAGGCAACTTATGACTCACAAGCCTTTCAGCTCACGTTCAGTCACCGCAAAAAAAACGTCGGCAACGTTAACCTCTCAAATCTGTACGACGAATTTTTAACAAGGCCAGTACGCAGTCGTCGTGTTTTTTTACAAAACGCGGTGCGATCCTTGTTGGTGTCCCATAAAAGGCCTCCCAGTGATTTCGACTCGGCAAGCCCCGACCTGTTGCTGTCGCTGAGAAACCGATCGTACTACAGCCTTACCGAACTACAAAATTGGGTAGATGGCGATCAGAATTTTGCCTGGCCCCATTCGCCCATCGCCGAACATTTGGCAGTGGGCTTGGTCTATGATCTACCAGAAGCAATGCTGATGTTGCAGCGCAGCCAGCTTGAAGCTTGGGGGGTTTCATATTACGAGGCAATCGAAACGGCGCAAAATAACCTAGCAGAGTTAGAAGCAGCTTTTGCCACTGTCGAGGGCGAGATCTACGTCTCTGCCACCGAAGATCACTACGATGCCAGTCGCATGCTCGTTGCCGATTTGATTCGTGAGCTCGATGTAATGGGGGATCCCGTGGCAATGGTGCCTAACCGTGATTCACTGCTGATAACGGGAAGCAAATCAAAGGCAGGCTTACAATTGCTGGCAAATCTGAGCCGTGAATACCTCAAGAAACCACGTCCGCTCTGCGGAATCGCCTTTCGACTACACGACGATGAATGGACGCCCTGGCTCCCGCCTGCTTCGCACCCCGCCGCAGAACAATTGACGGCGTTACACGTAGAATCGATCGCGCGAGACTACGCCAATCAACAGCCAATTCTGCAAGCTTGGTGTGAAAGTCGGTACGACGATGTCGAAATCAGCGACTTTTGCATCACGCAAGGCCAACGGCCCCAACAACTCATTAGCTACTGCGTGTGGTCACAAGACCGAGAATGCCTGTTACCCAAAACAGATCGTATTTTCTTCAACGCCTCTGATTCCAATCAACCAAGACGATCAACCGATCTCCCAAATGCCAGTTGGAGCACCGTCCAAACAGCATTTGGTGATCGACTTGTTTCTGAAGATGTTTTTCCACCTCGCTACCGAGTTCGCAATTTCCCAAGCGCGCAAGAATTATCAGAGATCGATCCCAACTGA
- a CDS encoding DJ-1/PfpI family protein, with protein MAKQRILCLVGDYVEDYEVMVPFQMLLMVGHDPVVVCPGKQAGDYVPTSIHDFEGDQTYSEKRGHNFVLNASFDEINPSDFDALLLPGGRAPEYLRLDDRVLKIVQHFAEQDKPIAAICHGAQILTAAGVLQGKSCSAYPSVQPEITAVGGQYVPPSESFDSAHVDGQLVTAAAWPAHPAWIREFLRVLGTPVSVD; from the coding sequence ATGGCCAAGCAACGCATTCTGTGTCTTGTGGGAGACTATGTCGAGGACTATGAAGTCATGGTCCCGTTTCAGATGCTACTGATGGTCGGACATGACCCCGTCGTTGTCTGCCCGGGCAAGCAAGCCGGAGATTACGTGCCCACGTCGATTCACGATTTCGAAGGCGATCAAACCTACAGTGAAAAACGAGGACATAACTTTGTCCTGAACGCCAGTTTCGATGAGATAAATCCCAGCGATTTTGACGCATTGTTACTCCCTGGCGGTCGGGCACCCGAGTACCTCCGTTTAGACGATCGCGTCTTAAAGATCGTGCAGCACTTCGCAGAACAGGACAAACCGATCGCTGCCATCTGCCACGGAGCCCAAATCCTCACGGCCGCCGGTGTGCTGCAAGGCAAGTCCTGCTCCGCCTATCCCTCCGTCCAGCCTGAAATCACTGCCGTAGGTGGCCAATATGTGCCTCCTTCCGAGTCATTTGATAGCGCTCACGTTGATGGCCAGCTGGTCACCGCTGCGGCTTGGCCCGCTCATCCAGCTTGGATCCGTGAATTCCTGCGCGTATTGGGTACTCCCGTGAGTGTTGATTAG
- a CDS encoding fatty acid CoA ligase family protein has protein sequence MQTPSASAIQLSKNIGQQLSVIAADRPHQIAVAAPNKRVNQGRRCYDELTFQQLNEDSDRIAAALQSLGLQPAQRIVLMVRPGLDFISLTFALFKAAATVVLIDPGMGRNHLIQCLSDAEPDGFVGISIAQAARILYRRNFPNARLNVTVGRRWCWGGPTLKQLRLHSAEEFQPPAVNADDPAAIIFTTGSTGPPKGVLYRHGNFSQQVQQLRDMYEIQPGEIDLPGFPLFALFNSVMGVTTVIPDMDPTRPAEVNPANIIEPIQDWKITQAFGSPALWNAVGKHCEANDIKLPTLRRVLSAGAPVPNHVLQKLKGAIAVDGDIHTPYGATEALPVATISGTEVLESTAEQTAVGAGTCVGRRFSKIKWKVIRIHDDPIQAIDEVEELPQGEIGELIVQGPVVTTEYVTRTESNLLAKINDETIWHRMGDVGYLDELDRFWFCGRKAHRLVTERGTMFTIRCEAIFNQHPAIYRSALVGLGQAPRQHPVLIAEPWPDQLSNDESAQQQLRQELHELGQKNELTSNIRLDHILLRAALPVDIRHNAKIFREQLSVWAAKELDA, from the coding sequence ATGCAAACGCCATCAGCTTCCGCAATCCAGCTGAGCAAAAACATTGGTCAACAACTTTCGGTGATAGCCGCTGATCGCCCTCATCAAATCGCCGTTGCGGCACCGAATAAACGGGTCAATCAGGGCCGTCGCTGTTACGACGAACTGACATTTCAGCAATTGAACGAGGATAGTGATCGGATCGCTGCCGCCTTGCAGTCTTTGGGCCTGCAGCCGGCACAGCGTATCGTGCTGATGGTCCGACCGGGTCTCGATTTCATCTCCTTGACGTTCGCATTGTTCAAAGCTGCAGCAACCGTGGTTTTAATCGATCCCGGCATGGGACGAAATCATCTGATCCAATGTTTGTCAGATGCGGAGCCAGATGGGTTCGTCGGCATTTCAATCGCTCAAGCCGCTCGCATCCTCTACCGTCGCAACTTCCCAAACGCCCGACTCAATGTCACCGTCGGGCGACGCTGGTGCTGGGGAGGCCCAACTCTAAAACAGTTGCGACTCCACTCGGCCGAGGAGTTCCAGCCACCGGCGGTGAATGCCGATGATCCAGCGGCCATTATTTTCACGACCGGTAGCACTGGTCCTCCCAAAGGAGTTCTCTATCGACATGGGAATTTCTCGCAACAGGTACAACAATTGCGGGACATGTACGAGATCCAACCGGGCGAAATCGACCTGCCTGGCTTTCCTTTATTCGCCTTGTTTAATAGCGTGATGGGAGTCACCACGGTAATTCCCGACATGGACCCAACACGTCCCGCGGAGGTAAATCCAGCGAACATCATAGAACCAATCCAAGACTGGAAAATCACTCAAGCTTTTGGCTCACCCGCACTATGGAACGCGGTTGGCAAACACTGCGAAGCCAACGATATCAAGCTGCCCACGCTACGTCGTGTCCTATCGGCAGGCGCTCCTGTTCCCAATCACGTTCTCCAGAAACTGAAGGGCGCAATTGCCGTCGACGGAGACATCCACACACCTTACGGTGCAACGGAGGCGTTACCCGTCGCAACGATCTCCGGAACCGAAGTGTTAGAGTCAACCGCCGAGCAAACGGCAGTAGGAGCGGGCACCTGTGTAGGCCGACGTTTCTCGAAAATCAAATGGAAAGTAATTCGCATTCACGACGATCCCATCCAGGCGATCGATGAAGTCGAAGAATTACCCCAAGGCGAAATCGGCGAACTGATCGTGCAAGGTCCAGTCGTCACAACCGAATATGTGACACGAACCGAGAGTAATCTACTGGCAAAGATCAACGATGAAACGATTTGGCATCGAATGGGAGATGTCGGCTACCTCGACGAACTTGATCGCTTTTGGTTTTGTGGACGCAAGGCGCATCGCCTGGTCACAGAACGCGGAACCATGTTTACAATTCGCTGTGAAGCGATTTTCAATCAGCACCCGGCCATCTATCGCTCAGCACTCGTCGGTCTGGGGCAAGCCCCTCGCCAGCACCCCGTGCTCATTGCCGAGCCCTGGCCGGACCAACTTTCGAACGATGAGTCTGCCCAGCAACAGCTCAGACAAGAATTGCACGAACTCGGACAAAAGAACGAACTCACGTCCAACATCCGACTCGATCACATTTTGCTACGAGCCGCCTTACCGGTCGACATTCGCCATAACGCAAAGATCTTTCGCGAACAGCTGTCCGTATGGGCCGCGAAAGAATTGGACGCATAA